In Mastomys coucha isolate ucsf_1 unplaced genomic scaffold, UCSF_Mcou_1 pScaffold20, whole genome shotgun sequence, one DNA window encodes the following:
- the Vhl gene encoding von Hippel-Lindau disease tumor suppressor, with translation MPRKAANPEEAAGERAPEEMEAGRPRPVLRSVNSREPSQVIFCNRSPRVVRPLWLNFDGEPQPYPTLPPGTGRRIHSYRGHLWLFRDAGTHDGLLVNQTELFVPSLNVDGQPIFANITLPVYTLKERCLQVVRSLVKPENYRRLDIVRSLYEDLEDHPDVRKDIQRLTQEHLENQHLGEEPEGVH, from the exons ATGCCCCGGAAGGCAGCTAATCCCGAGGAGGCAGCAGGGGAGCGGGCTCCGGAGGAGATGGAGGCTGGGCGGCCGCGGCCGGTGCTTCGCTCGGTGAACTCGCGCGAGCCCTCTCAGGTCATCTTCTGCAACCGCAGCCCGCGCGTCGTGCGGCCTTTGTGGCTCAACTTTGACGGTGAGCCTCAGCCCTACCCGACCTTACCACCGGGCACCGGCCGCCGCATCCACAGCTACCGAG GTCATCTTTGGCTCTTCAGGGATGCAGGGACCCATGATGGACTCCTGGTTAATCAAACGGAACTGTTTGTGCCATCCCTCAATGTTGATGGACAACCTATTTTTGCCAACATCACATTGCCAG TGTATACCCTGAAAGAGCGGTGCCTTCAGGTTGTGCGAAGCCTGGTCAAGCCTGAGAACTACAGGAGGCTGGACATCGTCAGGTCACTCTATGAAGATTTGGAAGACCACCCAGATGTGCGGAAGGACATACAGCGGCTGACCCAAGAGCACCTTGAGAATCAGCACCTGGGAGAGGAGCCTGAAGGAGTCCATTGA